A genomic segment from Mus caroli chromosome 17, CAROLI_EIJ_v1.1, whole genome shotgun sequence encodes:
- the Pgp gene encoding glycerol-3-phosphate phosphatase has protein sequence MAEAEAGGDEARCVRLSAERAKLLLAEVDTLLFDCDGVLWRGETAVPGAPETLRALRARGKRLGFITNNSSKTRTAYAEKLRRLGFGGPVGPEAGLEVFGTAYCSALYLRQRLAGVPDPKAYVLGSPALAAELEAVGVTSVGVGPDVLHGDGPSDWLAVPLEPDVRAVVVGFDPHFSYMKLTKAVRYLQQPDCLLVGTNMDNRLPLENGRFIAGTGCLVRAVEMAAQRQADIIGKPSRFIFDCVSQEYGINPERTVMVGDRLDTDILLGSTCSLKTILTLTGVSSLEDVKSNQESDCMFKKKMVPDFYVDSIADLLPALQG, from the exons ATGGCAGAGGCGGAAGCCGGTGGCGACGAAGCCCGCTGCGTGCGGCTGAGCGCCGAGCGGGCCAAGTTGCTGCTGGCCGAGGTGGACACGCTGCTGTTCGACTGCGATGGCGTGCTGTGGCGCGGCGAGACGGCCGTGCCGGGCGCGCCGGAGACTCTGCGGGCTCTGCGGGCCCGCGGCAAGCGACTGGGCTTCATCACCAACAACAGCAGCAAGACTCGCACGGCCTACGCGGAGAAGCTAAGGCGCTTGGGTTTCGGCGGCCCGGTGGGGCCCGAAGCTGGCCTCGAGGTCTTCGGCACGGCCTATTGCAGCGCGCTCTATCTGCGCCAACGCCTGGCCGGCGTGCCGGACCCCAAGGCCTACGTGCTGGGCAGCCCGGCCTTAGCAGCCGAGCTGGAGGCCGTGGGTGTCACTAGCGTGGGCGTGGGCCCGGACGTGCTTCACGGCGATGGCCCCAGCGACTGGCTAGCCGTGCCGCTCGAACCCGACGTGCGCGCCGTAGTGGTGGGCTTCGACCCACACTTCAGCTACATGAAGCTCACCAAGGCCGTGCGGTACCTGCAGCAGCCCGACTGTCTGCTCGTGGGCACCAACATGGACAACCGGCTTCCGCTAGAGAACGGCCGTTTCATTGCGG GTACCGGCTGTCTGGTGCGAGCCGTGGAGATGGCCGCCCAGCGCCAGGCGGACATCATCGGGAAGCCTAGCCGCTTCATCTTCGACTGCGTGTCCCAGGAGTATGGTATCAACCCGGAGCGCACCGTCATGGTGGGAGACCGCCTGGACACAGACATCCTCCTGGGCTCCACCTGTAGCCTGAAGACTATCCTGACCCTCACCGGAGTCTCCAGTCTTGAAGATGTGAAGAGCAATCAGGAAAGTGACTGCATGTTCAAGAAGAAAATGGTCCCTGACT